A window of the Paenibacillus woosongensis genome harbors these coding sequences:
- a CDS encoding YutD family protein gives MIQIGGRTYELIQNYKNAWDAEAFKQRYSEVLDRYDYILGDWGYEKLRLKGFLRDNHPKANRDTAFSGITDYINEYCNFGCAYFVLQKTKDARDNKEHKEPREQKGSSKASASPSPENASEQL, from the coding sequence ATGATCCAAATCGGTGGCAGAACATACGAACTGATTCAGAATTACAAGAATGCTTGGGATGCCGAAGCCTTCAAGCAGAGGTACAGCGAAGTACTGGATCGGTACGATTACATCCTTGGGGACTGGGGTTACGAGAAGCTGAGGCTCAAAGGCTTTTTGCGCGATAACCATCCCAAGGCGAACCGGGATACCGCTTTTTCGGGAATCACGGATTACATCAATGAGTACTGCAATTTCGGCTGCGCTTATTTTGTACTTCAGAAGACAAAGGACGCAAGGGACAATAAGGAACACAAAGAGCCAAGAGAGCAGAAAGGCAGCTCCAAGGCATCCGCTTCCCCGAGTCCAGAGAATGCCTCTGAGCAACTGTAG
- the yunB gene encoding sporulation protein YunB has product MRIRRGWHSRRRRGKLSRRNIWFIVFVFLVTAFVLFGQYVERNMIGPIKHLAQIRVKQIATESINEAITAQVANREQIDNLIDWKTDSSGKITGFMLNYSAHMQITSDTIQTVRATIDDVSRLSEHIPLGQALGSPILASFGPSIPIRIEPKGDVKVDLNTRRQEAGINMILVEVFLRVRTELAVVVPFDMGAQAVETEIPVSYMLVVGDVPMYYYDSKGNPVGENGVNAPNIALPSIPEQPGASSGTEPGHE; this is encoded by the coding sequence ATGCGGATCAGAAGGGGATGGCACAGCCGAAGAAGAAGAGGAAAGCTCAGCAGGAGAAATATCTGGTTTATTGTTTTCGTCTTTTTGGTTACGGCCTTCGTGCTGTTTGGCCAATATGTGGAGCGCAATATGATCGGTCCCATCAAGCACCTGGCTCAGATCCGGGTGAAACAAATTGCCACTGAATCGATCAATGAGGCGATTACGGCCCAAGTGGCCAACCGGGAGCAAATCGATAACCTGATCGATTGGAAGACCGATTCCTCCGGCAAAATCACCGGCTTCATGCTGAATTACTCCGCGCATATGCAGATTACGTCTGATACGATTCAGACGGTTCGAGCTACGATTGACGATGTGTCTAGGCTATCGGAGCATATCCCTTTAGGACAGGCGCTGGGCAGTCCCATTCTGGCCTCCTTCGGCCCCAGCATCCCCATCCGCATCGAGCCGAAGGGCGACGTAAAGGTCGATCTGAACACGCGCCGCCAGGAGGCGGGAATCAATATGATTCTCGTGGAGGTGTTCCTGCGGGTGCGGACGGAGCTGGCGGTCGTCGTTCCATTCGATATGGGAGCTCAGGCCGTGGAGACGGAGATTCCGGTATCCTATATGCTGGTAGTCGGAGATGTCCCGATGTATTACTACGATAGCAAAGGCAATCCTGTCGGAGAGAACGGCGTGAACGCGCCGAATATCGCATTGCCTTCGATCCCGGAGCAGCCAGGAGCAAGCTCAGGCACGGAACCCGGGCATGAGTGA
- the lipA gene encoding lipoyl synthase gives MSKLAKEPKPDWIRIKLTTGDNYQEIKEMMRSKTLHTVCEEARCPNIYECWANRTATFMILGDICTRACRFCAVNTGLPTELDLQEPERVAEAAEKMGLRHCVVTSVARDDLKDGGASIFAETVRAVRKRMPFCSVEVLIPDFLGDEDSLRIVMDAKPDILNHNIETVERLSDRVRAKAKYRRSLELLRRAKSMQPDIPTKSSIMLGVGEEWSEILQAMDDLRAVDCDILTIGQYLQPSPQHLNVEKYYRPEQFAELKEEGMKRGFSHVESGPLVRSSYHAHEQVKSAKSRQEVVPAEI, from the coding sequence TTGTCCAAACTAGCTAAAGAACCGAAACCGGATTGGATTCGAATCAAACTGACGACCGGCGATAATTATCAGGAAATCAAAGAGATGATGCGTTCCAAGACGCTGCACACGGTATGCGAAGAAGCGCGTTGTCCAAATATATATGAATGCTGGGCCAACCGTACGGCTACATTCATGATTCTTGGCGATATCTGCACGAGAGCCTGCCGCTTCTGCGCAGTCAATACCGGGTTGCCTACGGAGCTGGATTTGCAGGAGCCCGAGCGCGTTGCCGAGGCTGCAGAGAAGATGGGGCTGCGCCACTGCGTAGTTACCAGCGTCGCAAGGGATGACTTGAAGGACGGAGGGGCATCTATCTTTGCGGAGACAGTCCGCGCTGTGCGGAAGCGCATGCCGTTCTGCAGCGTAGAGGTGCTTATTCCCGACTTCTTAGGCGACGAGGATTCGCTGCGTATCGTCATGGACGCGAAGCCGGATATTTTGAACCACAACATTGAGACGGTCGAACGTCTTTCGGATCGTGTACGCGCTAAGGCTAAATACCGCCGTTCCCTGGAGCTGCTTCGGCGTGCCAAGTCGATGCAGCCGGATATACCTACGAAATCCAGCATTATGCTGGGGGTAGGCGAGGAATGGTCCGAGATTTTGCAGGCGATGGACGATTTGCGGGCCGTGGACTGCGATATTTTGACGATCGGTCAGTATTTGCAGCCTTCGCCGCAGCATTTAAATGTGGAGAAATACTACCGGCCGGAACAATTTGCCGAGCTGAAGGAAGAGGGCATGAAGCGCGGCTTCAGTCATGTGGAGTCCGGCCCGCTTGTACGCAGCTCTTATCATGCCCACGAGCAGGTGAAGTCGGCGAAGAGCCGTCAGGAAGTCGTTCCGGCAGAAATTTGA
- a CDS encoding M23 family metallopeptidase produces the protein MRSSLFFVSRIIPCLVGVTVLTSLWNIPGFGASAAEAPGKPGSSLPKNDYELRRSLYEEIGLLTQIPWHWLAAIDQYERSITPRSQQAEMNHRMIRIRFKEAVWAGPLNPNPNDINPATIALFGGIGKDASSDAKADPTNDRDALYTMAAYLLHFGYSDDDIRIALWRYYQNDSSVERIRQFAKIYKSFNRIDLSDNAFPLPVTSTYTYRDTWGDRRGWGGLRTHEGTDLFASYGVPVRSVCYGIVETKGWNPYGGWRIGIRDLNNRYHYYAHLQGFDKKINIGDTVSPSQMLGWVGSSGYGPPGTQGRFPPHLHYGIYKDTGTREWAFNPFPLLQQWEKSERVRNKNNKGAS, from the coding sequence TTGAGGTCGAGTTTATTCTTCGTCAGCAGGATTATTCCTTGCCTCGTTGGGGTGACGGTACTGACGTCATTATGGAACATTCCCGGTTTTGGCGCATCAGCGGCAGAAGCCCCCGGCAAGCCGGGCTCGTCTCTCCCCAAAAACGATTATGAGCTTAGACGGAGCTTGTACGAAGAAATTGGTTTGCTGACGCAGATTCCTTGGCACTGGCTGGCCGCGATCGATCAGTATGAGCGATCGATCACTCCGCGCAGCCAGCAGGCGGAGATGAATCATAGAATGATCCGAATCCGCTTTAAGGAAGCCGTGTGGGCGGGTCCCTTAAACCCCAACCCCAATGATATCAATCCCGCAACGATCGCCCTGTTCGGCGGCATCGGCAAAGATGCTTCGTCAGACGCAAAAGCCGACCCCACAAATGATCGGGATGCTTTATATACGATGGCGGCTTATTTGCTTCACTTCGGTTATAGCGACGACGATATCCGCATCGCCCTCTGGCGCTATTACCAGAACGATTCGTCCGTCGAGCGGATTCGCCAGTTTGCTAAAATATACAAAAGCTTTAACCGCATTGACCTTTCCGATAACGCTTTTCCGCTTCCCGTAACCAGCACCTATACATACCGGGACACGTGGGGAGACCGGCGCGGCTGGGGCGGACTGCGCACGCACGAAGGGACGGATCTGTTCGCCTCTTATGGCGTGCCCGTTCGCAGCGTTTGCTACGGCATCGTCGAAACCAAAGGCTGGAATCCTTATGGGGGCTGGAGAATCGGAATTCGCGACTTGAACAATCGCTACCATTACTACGCACATTTACAAGGCTTCGATAAGAAAATCAATATCGGCGACACGGTCAGCCCTAGCCAGATGCTTGGCTGGGTAGGCAGCAGCGGCTACGGCCCTCCGGGTACACAGGGAAGATTCCCGCCCCATCTTCACTATGGCATCTATAAAGATACAGGAACGAGGGAATGGGCGTTCAACCCCTTTCCCCTGCTCCAGCAATGGGAAAAATCTGAAAGAGTGAGGAATAAAAACAACAAGGGAGCCTCCTGA
- a CDS encoding S41 family peptidase, which yields MLKSWYKSAVITLLLLALCLPKAVYADGSAIEAAEASDLEVLQEVLQLLNDNNLEGIQREEFIENAIRGMVYTLDDPYSDYYTEEELQEFENDLNQEYVGIGVLLRYVQGKLYVTEVLDGSPAKAAGVRKGDVITSVDGYPVTSVDDIYLIQGEENTKASITINRGGSKLSFQIARSHFALPAVSSRMISAGDIGYIAISSFSDQADEEFAVHLSKLRKLGMKSLVLDLRDNLGGYVESAQNIAKHFIKDGVLMYIESQNGILEAIKISEGSSLNMPVVILTNEWTASASEILTAALRDNGIAKVVGTQTYGKARIQNIYSLSNGGSLKMTIMKYLTPKREDFNYIGLEPDVEVNLNQTAQLITAMHQIGLTNMEISGNPWELNINNISFSGYLDVIQDGSKVYASSRVLAALVQGQVSWTANTGVLTITEGSGKKQQFKRDAGSVKILNDETFIELGVFKKSYPNVDWSYQQGLLKLKVKTK from the coding sequence ATGTTGAAATCATGGTACAAGTCAGCTGTAATCACCCTCCTTCTTCTTGCGCTTTGCCTGCCTAAGGCGGTATATGCAGACGGCAGCGCAATTGAGGCGGCGGAGGCCAGTGACCTCGAGGTGTTGCAAGAGGTTCTGCAATTATTGAATGACAACAACCTTGAGGGGATTCAAAGGGAAGAATTCATTGAAAACGCCATACGGGGCATGGTTTACACTTTAGATGACCCTTATTCGGATTATTACACGGAGGAAGAGCTCCAGGAGTTTGAGAATGATCTTAATCAGGAATACGTCGGCATCGGGGTACTGCTCCGGTATGTCCAAGGCAAGCTCTACGTCACTGAGGTGCTCGACGGCTCTCCGGCGAAAGCGGCAGGTGTGCGCAAAGGGGATGTCATTACCAGCGTAGACGGCTATCCCGTGACCAGTGTGGATGATATTTACCTCATTCAAGGCGAAGAGAATACGAAGGCTAGCATCACGATTAACCGGGGCGGCAGCAAGCTCTCCTTTCAGATTGCAAGATCCCACTTCGCTCTTCCGGCCGTTTCCAGCCGCATGATATCGGCGGGAGATATCGGGTACATCGCCATATCTTCGTTCTCTGACCAAGCGGATGAAGAGTTCGCTGTTCATTTGAGCAAGCTGCGCAAGTTAGGCATGAAATCTCTTGTTCTGGACCTCCGGGATAATTTGGGGGGATACGTGGAATCGGCGCAAAACATCGCCAAGCATTTTATTAAAGACGGCGTGCTTATGTATATCGAGAGCCAGAACGGCATCCTGGAAGCCATTAAAATTTCGGAAGGCAGTTCGCTTAACATGCCGGTCGTCATTTTGACCAACGAGTGGACGGCCAGCGCCTCGGAGATTTTGACCGCAGCGCTGCGGGATAATGGCATCGCCAAGGTCGTAGGGACCCAGACTTACGGCAAAGCGCGGATCCAGAACATTTACTCATTGTCAAACGGCGGCTCACTGAAGATGACAATTATGAAATACTTAACGCCAAAGCGCGAGGATTTCAACTATATCGGCCTTGAGCCGGACGTAGAAGTGAATCTCAATCAGACCGCCCAACTCATTACAGCGATGCATCAAATCGGTCTTACAAACATGGAAATCAGCGGAAATCCCTGGGAGCTGAACATTAACAACATATCCTTCAGCGGCTATCTTGACGTGATACAGGACGGCAGCAAAGTCTATGCATCCTCCCGTGTGCTCGCTGCGCTCGTTCAAGGCCAGGTATCCTGGACAGCAAATACCGGCGTGCTGACGATCACCGAGGGCTCGGGGAAAAAACAGCAATTCAAACGGGATGCGGGCAGCGTCAAAATTCTTAACGACGAAACCTTTATCGAACTTGGCGTATTCAAGAAAAGTTATCCTAATGTCGATTGGAGCTACCAGCAGGGACTATTGAAGCTGAAGGTGAAAACGAAGTAA
- a CDS encoding NAD kinase, with protein sequence MRYYVLDRGDQLSVELSEKFHQLAAKQGLQLDAESPDIVVSIGGDGTMLHAFHTFIDRIPSISFVGVHTGHLGFFADWQANEIPELVDMITRHKDESLLKPRIVHYPLIELEIQKKSGTSSYICLNEFTLKGVDGTIVAQVDINDQMFEMFRGDGFCISTPSGSTAYNKSLGGAIIHPSIKALQISEIASINNRVFRTIGSSLVLPKHHHCDIYSRKEQNLLLTLDHINYPISDLISVRCQVAKQSVSFVRYRPFPFWNRVRNAFLG encoded by the coding sequence TTGAGATATTACGTTCTTGACCGTGGCGATCAATTGTCGGTTGAATTGAGCGAAAAATTCCACCAATTGGCCGCAAAACAAGGTCTTCAGTTGGATGCAGAGTCACCGGACATCGTTGTTTCCATTGGAGGAGACGGGACGATGCTCCACGCTTTCCATACGTTCATTGACCGTATACCGTCGATCTCGTTTGTGGGGGTACATACCGGGCACCTCGGTTTTTTCGCTGATTGGCAAGCCAATGAAATTCCGGAGCTCGTCGATATGATTACCCGGCACAAAGATGAATCCCTGCTCAAGCCCCGGATTGTGCATTATCCGCTTATTGAGCTGGAGATTCAGAAGAAATCAGGGACCTCCTCGTATATTTGCCTGAACGAATTCACCTTGAAGGGCGTGGACGGCACGATTGTCGCCCAGGTTGATATCAATGATCAAATGTTCGAAATGTTCCGGGGAGACGGGTTTTGCATCTCTACGCCTTCCGGCAGCACGGCTTATAATAAGAGCCTGGGCGGAGCCATCATCCATCCCTCGATCAAAGCCCTGCAAATTTCCGAAATCGCCTCGATCAACAACCGGGTTTTCCGGACGATCGGGTCTTCCCTGGTGCTGCCGAAGCATCATCATTGCGATATTTATTCGCGGAAGGAACAGAATTTGCTGCTTACTCTGGATCATATTAATTACCCGATCAGCGACCTTATCTCCGTTCGCTGCCAAGTCGCGAAGCAGAGCGTCAGCTTCGTACGCTATCGTCCTTTTCCTTTCTGGAACCGCGTCCGCAACGCCTTCCTCGGATAA